One Penicillium oxalicum strain HP7-1 chromosome III, whole genome shotgun sequence genomic region harbors:
- a CDS encoding Guanine nucleotide-binding protein subunit alpha yields the protein MGCGMSTEDKEGKARNEEIENQLKRDKMLQRNEIKMLLLGAGESGKSTILKQMKLIHEGGYSRDERESFKEIIYSNTVQSMRVILEAMESLELPLEDARNEYHVQTIFMQPAQIEGDSIPPEVGTAIAALWRDTGVQDCFKRSREYQLNDSAKYYFDAIDRIAQPDYLPTDQDVLRSRVKTTGITETTFIIGDLTYRMFDVGGQRSERKKWIHCFENVTTILFLVAISEYDQLLFEDETVNRMQEALTLFDSICNSRWFVKTSIILFLNKIDRFKEKLPVSPMKNYFPDYEGGADYAAACDYILNRFVSLNQAEQKQIYTHFTCATDTTQIRFVMAAVNDIIIQENLRLCGLI from the exons ATGGGTTGTGGCATGAGTACCGAGGATAAGGAGGGGAAGGCGCGGAATGAGGAAATTGAGAACCAGCTCAAGCGCGACAAGATGTTGCAACGAAATGAGATTAAGATGCTGCTTCTTG GTGCTGGTGAATCTGGAAAATCGACCATCTTGAAGCAGATGAAGTTGATCCACGAGGGTGGCTACTCCCGTGATGAACGCGAGTCATTCAAGGAAATCATTTACAGCAACACCGTCCAGTCTATGCGAGTCATTCTCGAAGCTATGGAGTCCCTGGAGTTGCCCTTGGAGGATGCGCGCAACGAGTACCACGTCCAGACTATCTTCATGCAGCCTGCCCAGATCGAAGGCGACAGCATTCCCCCCGAGGTCGGAACAGCCATTGCTGCCTTGTGGCGCGACACTGGTGTTCAGGACTGCTTCAAGCGCTCCCGCGAGTACCAGCTGAACGATTCTGCCAAGTA CTACTTCGACGCCATTGACCGCATTGCGCAACCCGACTACCTCCCCACCGATCAGGATGTGCTCCGCTCTCGTGTCAAGACTACTGGTATCACCGAGACTACGTTCATCATCGGCGATTTGACCTACCGTATGTTCGATGTGGGTGGTCAGCGATCCGAGCGTAAGAAGTGGATTCACTGCTTTGAGAACGTCACAACCATTCTTTTCCTGGTCGCCATCTCCGAATACGATCAGTTGCTCTTCGAGGATGAGACCGTCAACCGTATGCAAGAAGCTCTCACCTTGTTCGATTCCATCTGCAACTCTCGTTGGTTCGTCAAGACCTCAATCATTCTTTTCCTCAACAAGATCGACCGattcaaggagaagctgcCCGTGAGCCCCATGAAGAACTACTTCCCTGACTACGAGGGGGGCGCCGACTACGCCGCTGCCTGCGACTACATCCTCAACCGTTTCGTGTCCCTCAACCAGGCCGAGCAGAAGCAGATCTACACCCACTTCACCTGTGCCACTGACACCACCCAAATTCGATTCGTCATGGCAGCTGTCAACG ATATCATCATCCAGGAGAACCTCCGTCTCTGTGGTCTGATCTAA